GGGCGCTGACGCGCCGACGGACGGGAGGCGCGGCGAACCACTCAGGGGATGCTGCGGACCGCCTCGACGAACGCCCGGATCTTCGCCTCGTCCTTCACGCCGCGCTCGGACTCGACACCGCTCGACACGTCCACGCCGTCCGGGTCGAGCGACTCGATCGCCGCGACCACGTTGGCCGGCGTCAGCCCGCCCGCGAGGATCCACGCTTCGTCGACCTTCCCCGTGATCGAGGCGGGGTCGATGAGCCGACCGCTGCCCGGCACCGCGGCGTCGAGCAGGAGCAGGTCGTGGTCGTAGGACGCGCGCTGTTCCGGCGTCTCGGCCAGGTAGTCCTCGGCCGCGACCGCCCGGATCGTGAAGAACCCGGCGTCACGGGCGCGCGCGAAGTCCGTGGCCGACTCGCCGCCGTGCAGCTGCAACGTGGTGAGCCCCACGGCCGAGGCGATGCCGACGACCTCGTCGATCTCCTGGTCACGGAAGACCCCGACCGCGTCGATGCCGTCCGGCACCCGCTCGACGAGCT
The sequence above is a segment of the Curtobacterium sp. BH-2-1-1 genome. Coding sequences within it:
- a CDS encoding phosphoribosylanthranilate isomerase codes for the protein MTDQRWIKICGLSTPATVDAAIDAGADAVGFVFAAGSPRTVTADLAKELVERVPDGIDAVGVFRDQEIDEVVGIASAVGLTTLQLHGGESATDFARARDAGFFTIRAVAAEDYLAETPEQRASYDHDLLLLDAAVPGSGRLIDPASITGKVDEAWILAGGLTPANVVAAIESLDPDGVDVSSGVESERGVKDEAKIRAFVEAVRSIP